The following coding sequences lie in one Apium graveolens cultivar Ventura chromosome 1, ASM990537v1, whole genome shotgun sequence genomic window:
- the LOC141719541 gene encoding uncharacterized protein LOC141719541 → MVISWIMNTVLDEIRNEMDFVTFAQDVWTELHDQFLSVNSHRVYQVLRDIHVLEQGDKSVEIYYHTLKNLWDEYPSLEAVLACKCGCKCGFHKLHEDREQRKKLMQFLMGLNDSFSVARGQILMISPLPTISQTFSLIKQDEKQKQDSHMALSFLGNVNNNSATNVKNIGFNGSFGANNAGTTPSIGSQGTKSVLKCTYCNKEGHAREFCFKLIGYPDKRKGKGKQSIQNSGFRPLPPTTQNVVSNNAVNVASPNQGNSLAQ, encoded by the coding sequence ATGGTCATAAGTTGGATCATGAATACCGTCTTAGATGAAATACGCAATGAGATGGATTTTGTAACTTTTGCACAAGATGTTTGGACTGAGTTACATGATCAGTTTTTGAGTGTTAATAGCCATCGAGTGTATCAAGTTTTAAGGGATATTCATGTTTTGGAACAAGGTGATAAATCAGTTGAGATTTATTATCACACGTTGAAGAATTTATGGGATGAATATCCATCTTTGGAAGCAGTTCTTGCTTGCAAATGTGGCTGTAAATGTGGTTTTCATAAACTTCATGAAGACAGGGAGCAAAGAAAGAAGTTAATGCAATTTTTAATGGGTTTAAATGACAGTTTCTCTGTGGCTAGGGGTCAGATTTTGATGATTTCTCCATTACCAACAATTTCACAAACTTTCTCTCTTATTAAACAAGATGAAAAGCAAAAACAAGATTCTCATATGGCTCTTTCTTTTCTTGGAAATGTAAACAATAATTCTGCAACTAATGTCAAGAATATTGGGTTCAATGGGTCTTTTGGTGCTAATAATGCTGGCACTACACCTTCAATCGGTAGTCAAGGCACCAAATCTGTTTTGAAATGTACCTATTGTAATAAAGAAGGTCACGCTAGGGAATTCTGTTTTAAACTTATTGGTTATCCGGATAAGAGGAAAGGTAAAGGCAAGCAATCAATTCAGAATTCTGGTTTTCGACCTTTGCCTCCTACAACTCAAAATGTTGTTAGTAATAATGCTGTCAATGTTGCTTCTCCCAATCAGGGTAACTCTCTTGCTCAGTAA